From one Branchiostoma floridae strain S238N-H82 chromosome 3, Bfl_VNyyK, whole genome shotgun sequence genomic stretch:
- the LOC118411422 gene encoding AP-1 complex-associated regulatory protein-like isoform X2 — translation MGSCLGKLFDKKIQVRTSSPYFTSGSRINIEFENLIDEDDNVDRGRAVTREEIDALKQKRYSDLVQQQRTIDAELEAELQEQEEQLRIEEEAFYAAQREAARIAKQRKLLDQQQAAAKNGPKAWVGGDQDDWEVAGGEEDFEKFLESVKQRALSTRQSMEGGTEAPPGDEVTNENGDSTSLDLEWENEELGEMGEELLRRARSNTEVEILKLIVDDPDERRRLESNVSTEMEWDDDEFVSAETVVPSPVMEHVELAAEHTGKEARHAGKLQGEDGIGSDDNQDR, via the exons ATGGGCAGCTGTTTGGGCAAACTGTTCGACAAGAAAATACAAGTCAG aacgaGCTCTCCATATTTCACATCAGGGTCAAGAATTAACATAGAG tttgaaaacctGATAGATGAG GATGACAACGTAGACAGAGGAAG GGCCGTGACCAGGGAGGAGATTGATGCCCTAAAGCAGAAACGCTACAGCGACCTGGTTCAGCAACAGAGGACCATAGATGCTGAGCTAGAGGCTGAG CTACAGGAGCAGGAGGAGCAGCTGCGGATCGAGGAGGAGGCGTTCTACGCGGCGCAGCGGGAAGCGGCGCGCATCGCCAAGCAGCGGAAACTTCTGGACCAG CAACAGGCAGCTGCTAAGAATGGACCCAAGGCGTGGGTCGGTGGCGACCAGGACGACTGGGAAGT GGCCGGAGgggaggaagattttgagaaattCCTGGAAAGTGTCAAACAGAGAGCGCTCAGCACCAGGCAGAGTATGGAGG GAGGTACAGAAGCCCCGCCCGGCGATGAGGTGACCAATGAGAATGGAGACTCGACTTCTCTGGACCTGGAGTGGGAGAATGAGGAGTTGGGAG AAATGGGTGAGGAGCTTCTGCGTCGGGCGCGCAGCAACACGGAGGTCGAGATCCTGAAACTCATCGTGGACGACCCCGACGAGAGGAGACGCCTGGAGAGCAACGTTTCCACGGAGATGGAGTGGGACGACGACGAGTTCGTCTCCGCGGAAACCGTCGTTCCCTCACCGGTCATGGAACACGTCGAACTGGCTGCAGAGCATACTGGGAAGGAAGCGAGGCATGCTGGGAAGCTGCAGGGGGAAGATGGGATAGGTTCAGATGACAACCAGGACAGATAA
- the LOC118411416 gene encoding UPF0602 protein C4orf47 homolog, producing MPDTGKTDMERLGIFQEMGYTTIGDKYKLPKMNFNDAAGKGKQMLPGGSKTRTARQDGYFDKTFNRVMEAEAYTDPIKLRRQHRLKEAKKNLGKPFLPSNGDKKPSGLGNSYGTFAGPVGAFSPVARPRKAYVTPGKNVLTNPPKNGTGYGYPNVTLGKGAPYAPDPYERAKDIRNREMDGSKKLMKGSAFRLNLAPKDYFDGNPYRSDRPLPPSKKMPSGKRDFKPFKPSSPAKRVGGMKAGTFDPYPSHSNDPYVVKQKRAITTNKEGKIFHPSPGPKTAPTNSIMESNVVKRLNTSNYRQLAAQGYTSFPSMQTRTHTAPSFITTAA from the exons ATGCCTGACACCGGAAAAACTGACATGGAGCGGCTGGGGATCTTCCAGGAGATGGGCTATACCACCATCGGGGACAAGTACAAACTGCCCAAAA TGAACTTTAACGATGCCGCGGGGAAAGGCAAGCAGATGTTACCGGGCGGGAGTAAGACGCGGACGGCGCGGCAGGACGGTTACTTCGACAAAACGTTCAACCGCGTGATGGAAGCCGAGGCGTACACCGACCCCATCAAGCTGCGCCGGCAACACAGGCTCAAGGAGGCCAAGAAGAACCTCGGCAAACCCTTCCTGCCGAGTAACGGGGATAAGAAACC CTCTGGCCTTGGGAATTCTTACGGAACATTTGCCGGACCTGTCGGTGCCTTTTCTCCCGTGGCTCGCCCGAGGAAAGCGTACGTGACGCCGGGGAAAAACGTGCTGACAAACCCGCCGAAGAACGGAACAGGCTACGG CTATCCCAACGTGACGCTGGGTAAGGGGGCCCCCTACGCGCCCGACCCATACGAGCGCGCCAAGGACATCAGAAAT CGAGAAATGGATGGTTCCAAGAAGCTGATGAAGGGGTCAGCATTCCGGTTGAACCTGGCGCCGAAGGATTACTTCGACGGGAACCCGTACCGGTCCGACCGGCCGCTGCCGCCCTCCAAGAAGATGCCGAGCGGCAAGAGAGACTTCAAACCCTTCAAACCCAGCTCCCCTGCCAAGAGG GTCGGAGGCATGAAGGctgggacctttgacccttACCCTTCGCACTCCAACGACCCCTACGTGGTGAAGCAGAAGCGAGCGATCACCACCAACAAGGAGGGGAAGATCTTCCACCCGTCACCCGGCCCCAAGACCGCGCCCACAAACTCTATCATGGAGTCCAACGTCGTCAA gcGGCTGAACACCAGTAACTATCGTCAGCTGGCAGCTCAAGGTTACACGTCTTTCCCCTCCATGCAGACGAGGACGCACACGGCACCCAGCTTTATCACCACAGCAGCATAA
- the LOC118411422 gene encoding AP-1 complex-associated regulatory protein-like isoform X1, whose translation MGSCLGKLFDKKIQVRTSSPYFTSGSRINIEFENLIDEDDNVDRGRAVTREEIDALKQKRYSDLVQQQRTIDAELEAELQEQEEQLRIEEEAFYAAQREAARIAKQRKLLDQQQAAAKNGPKAWVGGDQDDWEVAGGEEDFEKFLESVKQRALSTRQSMEGGTEAPPGDEVTNENGDSTSLDLEWENEELGAGAPKLSPDEMGEELLRRARSNTEVEILKLIVDDPDERRRLESNVSTEMEWDDDEFVSAETVVPSPVMEHVELAAEHTGKEARHAGKLQGEDGIGSDDNQDR comes from the exons ATGGGCAGCTGTTTGGGCAAACTGTTCGACAAGAAAATACAAGTCAG aacgaGCTCTCCATATTTCACATCAGGGTCAAGAATTAACATAGAG tttgaaaacctGATAGATGAG GATGACAACGTAGACAGAGGAAG GGCCGTGACCAGGGAGGAGATTGATGCCCTAAAGCAGAAACGCTACAGCGACCTGGTTCAGCAACAGAGGACCATAGATGCTGAGCTAGAGGCTGAG CTACAGGAGCAGGAGGAGCAGCTGCGGATCGAGGAGGAGGCGTTCTACGCGGCGCAGCGGGAAGCGGCGCGCATCGCCAAGCAGCGGAAACTTCTGGACCAG CAACAGGCAGCTGCTAAGAATGGACCCAAGGCGTGGGTCGGTGGCGACCAGGACGACTGGGAAGT GGCCGGAGgggaggaagattttgagaaattCCTGGAAAGTGTCAAACAGAGAGCGCTCAGCACCAGGCAGAGTATGGAGG GAGGTACAGAAGCCCCGCCCGGCGATGAGGTGACCAATGAGAATGGAGACTCGACTTCTCTGGACCTGGAGTGGGAGAATGAGGAGTTGGGAG CCGGAGCCCCTAAACTTTCCCCGGACG AAATGGGTGAGGAGCTTCTGCGTCGGGCGCGCAGCAACACGGAGGTCGAGATCCTGAAACTCATCGTGGACGACCCCGACGAGAGGAGACGCCTGGAGAGCAACGTTTCCACGGAGATGGAGTGGGACGACGACGAGTTCGTCTCCGCGGAAACCGTCGTTCCCTCACCGGTCATGGAACACGTCGAACTGGCTGCAGAGCATACTGGGAAGGAAGCGAGGCATGCTGGGAAGCTGCAGGGGGAAGATGGGATAGGTTCAGATGACAACCAGGACAGATAA